The window ATCAAGACAGGTTTGGGGATTTTATCCAAATTTTGCCATTCTATTTCTTCTAAGTCATATTTAGCCTTTAATGTTTGCCAATATAAAAATTGTTTTTCATTTGACATGATTTCAAGCGTATAAAATTTTGCATAAAGCGTCCTGTGAGAAAGTTGGTGCTTAAAAATAATAGATTCGTGTGTAAGTTTGGTATTTTCTATTTCTAAGTATTGCTCTAACTCCTTGAGAGGCTCAAATCCCTTCTTATCTTTGTGTTGAAATTCTATTAGAAAAAAATCATACAAACCTTGCCAAATATCGCCTTCCCCTCGTTTCCTAAGCAATACTTTTTCCTTATTTCCTTCTCGTTTCTTAAAAACAAAATAGTGCATAAAACGGTCTGTAACCTTTGTTTTTTTTCCTTTTATGGGCAATTTTTCTATTAATTTTTTCTCAAAAGCTGTACATTTTTTTTGCAAAGGACAAACTTGACAGTTTGGACTTTTCGGAACGCATTGCAACGCTCCAAATTCCATAATGGCTTGGTTATAAATAGCTGGTTGAGTTGCATCTATGAGATTTTGAGCAAGCTCTCTAAATTCTTTTTGGTTTTTAGTTTCTGTAATATCTTTTTCAATTCCAAAAAAACGACTTAGAACTCTATACACATTTCCATCCACTACTGCCTGCACTTCGTCAAAGGCAAATGAAGAAATTGCTGCTGCTGTATAATCGCCTACACCTTTTAGTTTTTTAATTTCTGAATACGTTTTGGGAAAAATTCCATTCAAATCATTTGAAATATATTTTGCTGCTGCGTGTAGATTTCTAGCTCTTGAATAATAGCCTAAGCCTTGCCAAAATCTCAAAACGGTTTGTTCGTCGGCTGCTGCCAGTTGCTGAACTGTTGGAAAATTCTCAATAAACTTTTCATAATAGGGCATTCCCTGCACTACTCTTGTCTGCTGTAAGATAATTTCAGAAAGCCATATTTTATAGGGATTTTGGGTATCACGCCACGGCAAGTCTCGTTTGTTTTGATGATACCAAGAAATGATAGTTTGAGAAAAAAACTTGTTTTTATTTTCTGACATCTGACTAATAAATGGAATTATATGAATGATTTTTAACCAAAAACAACTTTATATAAAATCAACAATCTAACTTCTAAATTGATAAATTTGTAAATAAAATATATCTCTAAGCGTTATTGTTTATAATTTGAGAGATTAGAGAAGACAGTTTGTAATTATATAAGAAACAAGATGCAGCCACATTTTAAATTTGAGAAAAAATATTTTCTAGTTCTGACACTAATTTTTTACACTTTTTTTCATTCCGTTTCGGCGCAAGATAGCCGTTTTACACAGTTTTGGAGTGCGCCAATGACCGTAAATCCTGCTTGGACAGGAACAATTCCTCATTGGAGAGCTTCGGCTCTATATCGTCAGCAGTGGTATGGTGTAAACGGTGGAATACAGTCTTTCTTTGGAGCTTTTGATTATAACTTTGGAACAGGAAGAGGAGCAGTTGGAGGCTGGGTAAAGCAAGATAGAGTAGGTTCTCTGAATGCAAATAATTTAGAAGTGGCTGGAATTTATTCGTATAGAGTGCAGTTTCAAAACGATTGGCAACTCTCAATGGCAGCACAACTAAGCTATGGACAACGCACGCAGGGAATGGACGGTTTGCGCTTCGAAGATGCAATGATTAGTGGAAATGTAACGGCAGAAGAGTTTGGCAATTTTGTAAGTCGTTATCCAGATTTTGGTACAGGTTTGGTGGTCTATAATTCCAAAATGTGGATAGGAGCAGCAGCCTATCATCTTTTGCAGCCAGATATTTCTGTTTCTACTATTCAAGACAAATTACCTATCCGACTGACAGGACAAGCAGGATACAGAATCAATCTCAATGACGAACATACGCTTATTCCATCTGCTATTTTTCAATATCAGAATCCATTTACGCAATTTGACTTTGGTGTAAACTGGGAGTGGGACTTTCTGTATGCTGGTGCGTGGTATCGTGGTCTGCCTACTCGTAGTGGAACACAGCTTTTGCCTTCCTCGTCTCTTGCTTTAGTGAGTGGAGTAAAAGTGGAAAACTGGCAGTTTGGCGTAAGTTATGATTTTGCGCTGGCTTCGCTTGTGGGAGTTGGGGGAAGTTATGAAATTAGTTTAGTTTATATGCCAAAATACGATGTAAGGCGTTCGGCTAGAGGCAGAGAAGAAGTAAAGTGTCCGATTAATTTTAGGTAAAATAAAAATAGTACTAATCTTTTCTTTCTATCTTGTTGTATTTTGTTGTTACTCTCAAGATACAACTATCTTAAAAGTACATTTTTTATATGGTTCAAAGCCTCTAAAAAAGTATAAGAAAACAGAAAAGAAGTGGTTTGGTGGTATTTTAGGAGGACATGTAGGACTAGAAGTTGAAGAAGGTAGAGTTTTGAATTTTTTACCTAGCAAGGATAAATTTCACATATTTCCTAACAATGAAGACAAGCACAGCACGTATGCTATTCATTCTGCACTTAGTTTTTATGCTATTTTTGGAGGACATCCAGACAGTGTAAAACTAGCTATTATTCATATTCCAATTACAACAACACAGAAAGAAACATTTGATAGTATTGTGTCTGCTTATGTAGGACATCCACCTTATGATTATGCTTTTTTTGGAATGCGTTGTGGTGCAGCCACCTATGAAGTTTTAGCTCAATTAGGCTTCTTTCAAAAATATAGTTATAAAAAAACTAGCAGAAAGATATTTTATCCTAGAAGACTAAGAAAACGTCTTTTTAAAATGGCTCAAAAAAATAACTGGCAAATCATTAGAAAAGAAGGAACAAACCATAGAAAATGGGAAAAAGATTAATTATTCAACACAAGATAAAATCTTGAGCTAGAAAACTTAATCCTCCCTAGAAGGAAACTGTGCCTTTTTCAAAAGATTTCCCACTTCAGACAAAACAGTTAGCCTGCCTCCGTATGTTTCTTCCAAAAGCTCTTTTGTCAGAGTAGTTTTTGTTTTTCCACTAGCTACCAAACGCATATTTAGTAATACCGTCCAGTCGAAATATTCTGCTGCTGACTGCAAATCGTGATGAACTACAATTACCGTTTTGCCTTGTTCTCTCATTTCTCTCAAAAGGGCAATAATTGCCGATTCGGTAGCTGCATCTACTCCTACAAATGGCTCATCCATCAAATACAAATCAGCTTCTTGTGCTAAGGCTCTAGCCAAAAAAACACGTTGCTGCTGTCCTCCAGAAAGCTGTGAAATCTGACGAGAAGCAAAGGCACTCATCCCTACTTGTTCTAACGATTTAGATGCAATTTCTTTATCTTTTTTTGAAGGACGACGCATAAGTCCCATTTTTCCATAACGTCCCATCAAAACCACTTCAAAAACTGAAATTGGAAAATCCCAATCGACAGATTCTCTCTGTGGAACATAACTAACTTTGTCTCTAACCTCATCAAGGCTTCTATTCATTAGCTTTACATAACCACTACTCAGAGGAAGCAATCCCATAACAGCTTTTATCAGCGTTGATTTTCCTGCTCCGTTGGGTCCAATAATCCCCACCAATGCGCCTTTTGGAATAGACAAATCAATATCCCACAGCACAGGCTTGCGCTCATAACTAACAGTTAGGTCGTGGATTTCTAAAACTGGATTTTCTACTTGTGTTATCAAATTTGATTAGTGATTAGTGATTAGTGATTAGTGATTAGTGATTAGTGATTAGTGAT is drawn from Bernardetia sp. and contains these coding sequences:
- a CDS encoding PorP/SprF family type IX secretion system membrane protein → MQPHFKFEKKYFLVLTLIFYTFFHSVSAQDSRFTQFWSAPMTVNPAWTGTIPHWRASALYRQQWYGVNGGIQSFFGAFDYNFGTGRGAVGGWVKQDRVGSLNANNLEVAGIYSYRVQFQNDWQLSMAAQLSYGQRTQGMDGLRFEDAMISGNVTAEEFGNFVSRYPDFGTGLVVYNSKMWIGAAAYHLLQPDISVSTIQDKLPIRLTGQAGYRINLNDEHTLIPSAIFQYQNPFTQFDFGVNWEWDFLYAGAWYRGLPTRSGTQLLPSSSLALVSGVKVENWQFGVSYDFALASLVGVGGSYEISLVYMPKYDVRRSARGREEVKCPINFR
- the mutY gene encoding A/G-specific adenine glycosylase; translation: MSENKNKFFSQTIISWYHQNKRDLPWRDTQNPYKIWLSEIILQQTRVVQGMPYYEKFIENFPTVQQLAAADEQTVLRFWQGLGYYSRARNLHAAAKYISNDLNGIFPKTYSEIKKLKGVGDYTAAAISSFAFDEVQAVVDGNVYRVLSRFFGIEKDITETKNQKEFRELAQNLIDATQPAIYNQAIMEFGALQCVPKSPNCQVCPLQKKCTAFEKKLIEKLPIKGKKTKVTDRFMHYFVFKKREGNKEKVLLRKRGEGDIWQGLYDFFLIEFQHKDKKGFEPLKELEQYLEIENTKLTHESIIFKHQLSHRTLYAKFYTLEIMSNEKQFLYWQTLKAKYDLEEIEWQNLDKIPKPVLISKYLDYLEQHLF
- a CDS encoding metal ABC transporter ATP-binding protein, with the translated sequence MITQVENPVLEIHDLTVSYERKPVLWDIDLSIPKGALVGIIGPNGAGKSTLIKAVMGLLPLSSGYVKLMNRSLDEVRDKVSYVPQRESVDWDFPISVFEVVLMGRYGKMGLMRRPSKKDKEIASKSLEQVGMSAFASRQISQLSGGQQQRVFLARALAQEADLYLMDEPFVGVDAATESAIIALLREMREQGKTVIVVHHDLQSAAEYFDWTVLLNMRLVASGKTKTTLTKELLEETYGGRLTVLSEVGNLLKKAQFPSRED